GCCCGTGGTACGTATTTATGCGTGATGGACTCCGACGTCGAGGTTGCGCCTGGAGTTTTCCCTGCTCTGATGGAGGTGCTTGAGGCGGATTCCAGGGTTGGGATGGTTGTGCCTAAGGTCCTCTATCCGAGCGGCAACTGGCAGAAGTCGATAGATCGTTTCCCGACCCTGGTGCATAAGCTCAACCGGTTTCTTCGGTTACGGCAGATTGAAGCCGCCGAAGGCATCGGAACTGTTGGTGAAGTGGAGAGGCGGGAAGTGGATTATGCGATCTCGGCCTTTTGGTTGTTGCGACGAGAAGTCATGGAGATGGTTGGATTGCTGGATGAGAGGATCTTCTATGCGCCTGAGGATGTTGATTATTGTCTTAGAATATGGAAGGCAGGATATCAAATTAATTATGTACCTTCTGTGTCAATTATTCATCATGCACAGGAAATATCTCGTGGTTTTGAGATAAATATGGCTAAAATTAACCATTTTAAAGGTTTGATCTATTTATATAAAAAACATAGTTTTTTGTTCAAAACACCT
The window above is part of the Desulfuromonas sp. TF genome. Proteins encoded here:
- a CDS encoding glycosyltransferase family 2 protein translates to MDLSFVILTWNSSAYISRCLDSIFTSLDTAGLSYEILAVDNGSKDDSPRILRGYEKKNPGVLVPIFLRENVGTTVSRNMALRKARGTYLCVMDSDVEVAPGVFPALMEVLEADSRVGMVVPKVLYPSGNWQKSIDRFPTLVHKLNRFLRLRQIEAAEGIGTVGEVERREVDYAISAFWLLRREVMEMVGLLDERIFYAPEDVDYCLRIWKAGYQINYVPSVSIIHHAQEISRGFEINMAKINHFKGLIYLYKKHSFLFKTPIVKAM